A genomic segment from Saprospiraceae bacterium encodes:
- a CDS encoding alpha/beta hydrolase, which translates to MKTQLLFVWLLLSGALLGQSKPLLWQTSMASMWPMFFYTSLDFLYSTTKPALSKTKSTHFPLSIPGQAAANFLEKDWVGQLSLLGHTEFVRITEKDGKTSLSLPYAEAGQAFSLTHFIADAKRIQFSIKRGIAEWQFDGDWVSEQQLKGTLTANGVQGTFDLHQHLPIDSSAWQAYLGDYRLASGEVFKVWDRFNTFRIHSPLSQEVSRLYKIGENEFFTTAGEDIHFFNPVDGQFQTLEWRLADGQKQTASREQTYSVEELIITTTMGDTIGASLYLPNRPGKHPGSIIVRGAGNYDRSINLTDAEVLANHGIAALVYDNHGNGLSNGSLLEKTFVDKQKLVVELFKWMQQHPQIEPLKIGLIGGSQGARIAAMAASELPTMAFLSLRAHPMETRKDQQLYAIGAFMRQQNVQETVIVKALALWDRFFDLAAQQTIDAAFVQALSALRAQHPRLMLPAANAENPPFFPLRDDIYNATKDYLSTIKCPVLSVHGTLDDRVPAQKSVFYLREGLKTAGNDQLTVLFYEGAGHSFQLPGFRIAPGFFMNEVRWIRTVLGMN; encoded by the coding sequence ATGAAAACCCAACTGTTATTTGTCTGGCTGCTCCTCAGCGGTGCGCTTCTTGGACAATCTAAGCCCCTACTTTGGCAGACCTCAATGGCCTCCATGTGGCCAATGTTCTTTTATACTTCGTTAGACTTTCTGTATTCAACAACAAAACCGGCCTTGTCTAAAACAAAATCTACGCACTTTCCGCTAAGCATTCCTGGCCAAGCAGCCGCTAATTTTTTAGAAAAAGATTGGGTGGGACAACTTAGTCTATTAGGGCACACCGAGTTTGTTCGTATTACAGAAAAGGATGGCAAAACTAGCCTTAGTTTGCCCTATGCGGAGGCTGGACAAGCCTTTTCCCTAACCCATTTTATAGCGGACGCTAAGCGTATTCAATTTTCCATCAAAAGGGGCATAGCGGAGTGGCAATTTGATGGAGACTGGGTGTCTGAGCAGCAATTAAAGGGCACGCTGACCGCCAACGGGGTACAAGGGACTTTCGACCTGCATCAGCACTTACCAATTGATAGTAGCGCATGGCAGGCATATTTAGGCGACTACCGTTTAGCTTCCGGCGAAGTATTTAAGGTTTGGGATCGCTTTAATACGTTTAGGATTCATTCTCCGCTCAGCCAGGAAGTTAGCCGACTTTACAAAATAGGGGAGAATGAATTTTTCACCACGGCTGGCGAAGACATACACTTCTTTAATCCTGTTGACGGACAATTTCAAACCCTGGAATGGCGACTGGCAGACGGCCAAAAGCAGACGGCAAGCAGGGAGCAGACCTATAGCGTCGAAGAGCTGATCATTACCACCACCATGGGCGATACTATAGGTGCCTCGCTTTACCTTCCGAATCGCCCAGGCAAACATCCCGGCAGTATCATTGTGCGGGGAGCAGGAAACTATGATCGATCGATCAACCTCACTGATGCAGAGGTGTTGGCGAATCACGGCATTGCTGCCTTGGTATACGACAACCACGGTAATGGGCTGAGCAATGGCAGTCTGTTGGAGAAAACCTTTGTAGATAAGCAAAAATTGGTTGTCGAACTATTCAAATGGATGCAACAGCACCCTCAGATTGAGCCACTTAAAATAGGCCTTATCGGAGGTAGCCAGGGCGCGCGTATTGCCGCCATGGCAGCCTCCGAATTGCCAACAATGGCCTTCCTTTCGCTGCGTGCCCACCCCATGGAAACCCGAAAAGACCAGCAATTGTATGCCATTGGGGCTTTTATGCGTCAGCAAAATGTGCAAGAAACGGTGATCGTAAAAGCCCTGGCTTTGTGGGATCGTTTTTTTGACCTGGCTGCCCAACAAACAATAGATGCTGCTTTTGTGCAAGCACTCTCCGCGCTGCGTGCCCAGCATCCTCGACTCATGCTTCCGGCAGCGAACGCGGAAAATCCTCCTTTTTTTCCTTTGCGCGATGACATCTACAATGCCACCAAAGACTATTTGTCGACCATCAAATGCCCCGTCTTATCTGTACACGGCACCTTGGATGACCGGGTGCCTGCCCAGAAAAGCGTTTTTTATTTGCGAGAAGGCCTAAAAACTGCGGGAAATGATCAATTGACCGTCCTTTTTTATGAAGGGGCTGGGCATTCTTTTCAGTTGCCAGGCTTTCGCATTGCGCCGGGCTTTTTTATGAATGAGGTACGTTGGATTAGGACCGTGCTTGGAATGAATTAG
- a CDS encoding methyltransferase domain-containing protein, with translation MQTYQIDIRNKQKKSWNTFSPGWRNWDDFTMRFLHTQGEQMIAHLDLKPDDRVLDIAAGTGEPGLTIASIVHKGSVTAVDLSEGMLQIAMEKAEARAIYNFHPQVADACDLPFEDASFDVVCCRLGFMFFPDMQLAAREMSRVLKPGGKIVTTVWGIPEKNLWITAIMGVIKKYVDLPVPSPNEPGMFRCAQPGLITALFEETGLIGGEELEVNGEIDCRSVDEYWSFMNDVVPPVVAVFKEADPAIQAKIKKEVYNLLEEKLPGERKQIPFGARLFKAEKNNDNNRFKR, from the coding sequence ATGCAAACCTATCAAATTGATATACGAAATAAACAAAAAAAATCGTGGAATACCTTTTCCCCAGGATGGAGAAATTGGGATGATTTTACCATGCGCTTTTTGCATACCCAGGGAGAACAAATGATTGCTCATCTCGACTTGAAACCGGACGACCGGGTTTTGGATATTGCAGCCGGAACCGGTGAGCCGGGCCTGACCATCGCATCTATTGTGCACAAAGGATCCGTTACGGCAGTAGACTTATCCGAGGGGATGCTGCAAATTGCCATGGAAAAGGCAGAGGCGAGGGCGATTTATAACTTTCACCCACAAGTGGCAGATGCATGCGACTTACCATTTGAGGATGCCTCCTTTGATGTGGTGTGTTGCCGACTAGGATTTATGTTTTTCCCAGATATGCAATTAGCAGCTCGCGAAATGAGCCGGGTGTTAAAACCAGGCGGTAAAATAGTAACCACGGTCTGGGGTATACCAGAAAAAAACCTTTGGATCACAGCCATAATGGGTGTCATCAAAAAATATGTAGATCTGCCTGTTCCCTCTCCAAATGAGCCGGGAATGTTCAGGTGCGCACAACCCGGCTTGATAACCGCTTTGTTTGAAGAAACAGGCTTGATTGGAGGAGAGGAGTTGGAGGTCAATGGAGAGATAGACTGCCGTTCTGTCGATGAATATTGGTCATTTATGAATGATGTGGTACCTCCGGTCGTAGCCGTATTTAAAGAAGCTGATCCGGCCATCCAAGCCAAAATAAAGAAAGAGGTGTACAACCTGTTGGAAGAAAAACTGCCAGGTGAAAGAAAACAGATTCCATTTGGTGCACGCCTATTCAAAGCTGAAAAAAATAACGACAATAACAGGTTTAAGCGCTAA
- a CDS encoding OsmC family protein produces the protein MKMITKKINGFDVEAISGTITAIQNNPAIADFELRAQNTWISGGHNRSTIQGFYGACQEDTSREVPFVYDNDEPPVLLGENKGANPAEVILHGLLGCMTTAMMLLASARGIEVAGVSSKVDGDIDLKGFLGLDANAKKGFQQLRVTFDIEGVSEAQKEELITLAKQSPIFNTLINPVDVQVAIQS, from the coding sequence ATGAAAATGATCACAAAAAAAATCAACGGCTTTGATGTAGAAGCCATTTCAGGTACGATTACAGCTATTCAAAACAATCCTGCCATTGCTGATTTTGAATTGCGAGCGCAAAATACCTGGATCTCAGGAGGGCATAATCGCAGTACCATACAGGGCTTTTATGGGGCGTGTCAGGAGGACACCAGCAGGGAAGTGCCTTTCGTGTATGACAACGACGAACCGCCCGTATTGTTGGGCGAAAACAAAGGAGCCAATCCCGCTGAAGTTATCTTACATGGCTTGCTCGGATGTATGACCACCGCCATGATGCTCCTAGCGTCAGCCAGAGGAATTGAAGTAGCCGGGGTATCCTCTAAAGTTGATGGAGATATTGACCTCAAAGGGTTTTTAGGTCTTGATGCCAATGCCAAAAAAGGTTTTCAGCAATTACGGGTTACTTTTGATATTGAGGGTGTATCTGAAGCGCAAAAGGAGGAATTAATCACCCTGGCAAAACAATCGCCCATCTTCAACACCCTTATCAACCCGGTGGATGTACAAGTGGCCATTCAATCTTAA
- a CDS encoding AraC family transcriptional regulator, producing MLNIHSFISDSSYYKKLKIDDLLFVEYKCLVEEVKAGIWSDVNYFVFVTSGKKMWKSIYNEYIVQTGDSLFVKKGANLVHQYFDEDYCALMVFISDDFIRKFMHRFSSIIRSDQEIAATTDAVIRIQLDKYLEGYVHSLASFFGAQAFPDKHLLHLKFEELLLNIFTRPLHKEVAQYLGSLNKDQDAHIQQVMEENFAYNLTLEDLSGLCNMSLSSFKRTFNKIYKTSPGKWLSEKRLDFAAYQLKTTDKNINQISFDSGFEDASSFIRAFKQKFNHTPLQYRSIPT from the coding sequence TGATGATCTGCTTTTTGTAGAGTATAAATGCCTGGTAGAAGAGGTAAAAGCCGGTATCTGGTCAGATGTGAATTATTTTGTTTTTGTGACGAGTGGTAAAAAGATGTGGAAAAGCATCTACAACGAATATATCGTTCAGACTGGCGATTCCTTGTTTGTCAAAAAGGGAGCCAACCTGGTTCACCAGTATTTTGATGAAGATTATTGCGCTTTAATGGTCTTTATTTCCGATGACTTTATCAGGAAATTCATGCACCGTTTTTCGAGTATTATCCGTAGTGATCAGGAAATTGCTGCTACGACCGATGCGGTTATTCGAATTCAGTTGGATAAATACCTGGAGGGTTATGTGCATTCTTTGGCGTCGTTTTTCGGTGCCCAGGCTTTTCCGGATAAGCACCTTTTACATCTTAAGTTTGAAGAATTGTTGCTGAATATCTTTACCCGCCCCCTCCATAAAGAAGTGGCTCAATACTTGGGGTCACTCAATAAAGATCAAGATGCGCATATTCAACAAGTGATGGAAGAAAATTTTGCCTATAACCTGACATTGGAAGATTTATCCGGCCTTTGCAATATGAGCTTAAGTTCCTTTAAAAGGACATTCAACAAAATATACAAAACCTCCCCGGGAAAGTGGCTTTCAGAAAAACGACTCGATTTTGCGGCCTACCAACTTAAGACTACCGATAAAAATATCAATCAAATATCCTTCGACAGCGGCTTTGAAGATGCCTCCAGTTTTATTCGGGCCTTTAAACAAAAATTTAATCATACGCCACTTCAATACCGATCCATTCCCACTTAA